One Colias croceus chromosome 28, ilColCroc2.1 DNA window includes the following coding sequences:
- the LOC123703917 gene encoding aldo-keto reductase AKR2E4-like: MSPYIYIFIVLQVIFFTQTTAEAPRWKLNDGHEIPALALGTWLGNTSKPVSDEVVHAVRWAIDAGYRHIDTAWIYRVEDQVGRGLKGYKREDIFVTTKLWNDKHARDAVVPALRQSLKDLQLDYVDLYLIHWPVGQFGNQTYDTTDYLDTWRGMMEAKELGLTRSIGLSNFNQHMIDRILEAGLEKPAALQVELNLNLQQPALLDYCKKNSIVVMGYTPFGSLFYNKAKSDAPPPRVDDPALVEIAKKYNKTVPQITLRYLVELGVIPLPKSLTKSRIEQNIDIFDFSLSESDKNILKGFDKNYRTIPQYKWLDHPYYPFEKPEKH; this comes from the exons ATGTCgccatatatttatatatttatcgtGTTACAAGTGATATTTTTCACA CAAACAACAGCAGAGGCACCTCGATGGAAGCTGAACGACGGTCATGAGATCCCAGCCCTCGCTCTCGGCACTTGGCTTGGAAATACCTCtaag CCGGTATCTGACGAGGTGGTACACGCAGTTCGCTGGGCCATCGACGCTGGCTACCGGCACATTGATACAGCGTGGATCTATCGTGTGGAAGACCAGGTCGGGAGAGGATTGAAGGGATATAAACGAGAGGATATCTTTGTTACTACTAAG TTATGGAACGACAAACACGCCCGTGACGCCGTGGTGCCCGCGCTTCGACAGTCGCTGAAGGACTTGCAACTTGACTATGTTGATCTGTACCTCATTCACTGGCCCGTTGGACAGTTT GGGAACCAAACCTACGATACCACAGACTACCTGGACACATGGCGAGGCATGATGGAAGCGAAGGAACTGGGCCTCACCAGGTCAATTGGTCTCTCCAACTTCAACCAGCACATGATTGACAGGATCCTGGAGGCGGGGCTGGAAAAACCCGCGGCTTTACAAGTTGAG CTTAACCTGAATCTCCAACAACCAGCATTACTAGACTATTGCAAGAAAAACTCCATAGTAGTGATGGGCTACACACCCTTCGGTTCGCTGTTCTACAACAAGGCCAAGTCAGACGCTCCCCCACCAAGGGTCGATGACCCCGCGTTAGTGGAAATCGCTaagaaatataacaaaaccGTTCCACAGATTACTTTGAGATATTTG gtgGAATTAGGAGTGATCCCACTCCCGAAATCGCTAACAAAATCCCGCATCGAGCAAAACATCGATATTTTCGACTTTTCTCTTTCCGAATCTGACAAAAACATACTAAAAGGCTTCGACAAGAACTACAGAACAATCCCACAGTATAAATGGTTGGATCACCCTTACTATCCTTTTGAAAAGCCGGAAAAACATTAG